A single Pseudomonas sp. MM223 DNA region contains:
- the hemA gene encoding Glutamyl-tRNA reductase (*Name hemA), translated as MAFLALGINHKTASVDVRERVAFTPEQLVDALQQLCRLTSSREAAILSTCNRSELYIEQDHLSADAVLQWLADYHRLSLDELRASAYVHEEHDAVKHMMRVASGLDSLVLGEPQILGQMKSAYAVAREAGTVGPLLGRLFQATFSAAKQVRTDTAIGENPVSVAFAAVSLAKQIFSDLGRSQALLIGAGETITLVARHLHEQGVRRIVVANRTLERASTLAEQFGAHAVLLADIPQELANSDIVIGSTASQLPILGKGAVESALKQRRHKPIFMVDIAVPRDIEPEVGELDDVYLYTVDDLHDVVAENLKSRQGAAQAAEELVSVGAEDFMVRLRELAAVDVLKAYRQQSERLRDEELQKAQRLLANGGNPEDVLAQLARGLTNKLLHAPSVQLKKLSAEGRLDALAMAQELFALNEGSTDKSPQ; from the coding sequence ATGGCCTTTCTTGCACTTGGTATCAACCATAAGACTGCCTCGGTAGACGTACGCGAGCGCGTGGCGTTTACTCCAGAGCAGCTGGTAGACGCCCTGCAACAGCTCTGCCGACTGACATCCAGCCGCGAAGCGGCGATCCTGTCGACCTGCAACCGCAGCGAGCTCTATATAGAGCAGGACCACCTGTCCGCCGACGCCGTGCTGCAATGGCTGGCTGACTATCACCGCCTCAGCCTGGACGAGCTGCGCGCCAGCGCCTACGTGCACGAAGAGCACGACGCCGTGAAGCACATGATGCGCGTGGCTTCGGGCCTGGACTCGCTGGTGCTCGGCGAGCCGCAGATCCTCGGCCAGATGAAGTCCGCCTATGCCGTGGCACGCGAGGCCGGCACCGTCGGCCCGTTGCTCGGGCGCCTGTTTCAGGCCACCTTCAGCGCTGCCAAGCAGGTGCGCACCGACACCGCCATCGGTGAAAACCCGGTATCGGTGGCATTTGCCGCAGTCAGCCTGGCCAAACAGATCTTCAGCGACCTGGGCCGTAGCCAGGCCTTGTTGATCGGTGCAGGCGAAACCATCACCTTGGTCGCCCGCCACTTGCATGAACAAGGCGTGCGTCGCATTGTCGTGGCCAACCGCACCCTGGAGCGGGCCAGTACCTTGGCCGAACAGTTTGGCGCGCATGCCGTGCTGCTGGCCGACATCCCCCAGGAGCTGGCCAACAGCGACATCGTCATCGGCTCCACCGCCAGCCAGCTGCCAATCCTGGGCAAGGGCGCGGTCGAGAGTGCACTGAAACAGCGCCGGCACAAGCCGATCTTCATGGTCGATATCGCCGTACCGCGCGACATCGAACCTGAAGTCGGCGAGCTGGACGACGTCTACCTGTACACTGTCGATGACCTGCACGACGTGGTGGCGGAAAACCTCAAAAGCCGCCAGGGCGCTGCCCAGGCCGCCGAAGAACTGGTATCGGTGGGCGCCGAAGATTTCATGGTGCGCTTGCGCGAACTGGCTGCGGTGGACGTGCTCAAGGCCTATCGCCAGCAAAGTGAGCGCCTGCGCGACGAAGAACTGCAAAAGGCCCAGCGCCTGCTGGCCAACGGCGGCAACCCCGAGGACGTACTGGCCCAACTGGCCCGGGGACTGACCAACAAACTCCTGCATGCGCCCAGCGTGCAGTTGAAAAAGCTCTCGGCCGAGGGCCGCCTTGATGCGCTGGCCATGGCCCAGGAACTCTTTGCCCTCAACGAGGGCTCCACGGACAAATCCCCGCAATGA
- the prfA gene encoding Peptide chain release factor RF1 (*Name prfA) — MKASLLNKLDILQDRFEELTALLGDAEVISDQTRFRAYSREYAEVEPVYAAYKEWCKVQGDLEGAQALLKDSDPDLREMAVEEVREAKEQLLTLEAKLQRMLLPKDPNDGRNVFLEIRAGTGGDEAAIFSGDLFRMYSRYAEKRGWRLEILSENEGEHGGYKEIIARVEGENVYGKLKFESGAHRVQRVPETESQGRVHTSACTVAVLPEPDEQAAIEINPADLRVDTYRASGAGGQHVNKTDSAIRITHLPTGIVVECQEERSQHKNRARAMSWLSAKLNDMQTSAAQNAIASERKLLVGSGDRSERIRTYNYPQGRVTDHRINLTLYSLDDILSGGVDAVIEPLLAEYQADQLAALGD, encoded by the coding sequence ATGAAAGCGTCGCTGCTGAACAAACTGGATATCCTCCAGGACCGCTTCGAAGAGCTCACCGCCCTGCTCGGTGATGCCGAGGTCATTTCCGACCAGACGCGCTTTCGCGCGTATTCCCGCGAATACGCCGAGGTCGAGCCGGTCTACGCTGCTTATAAAGAGTGGTGCAAAGTCCAGGGCGACCTTGAAGGCGCCCAGGCGCTGCTCAAGGACAGCGACCCGGACCTGCGCGAAATGGCCGTGGAAGAAGTGCGTGAAGCCAAGGAACAGCTGCTGACGCTGGAGGCGAAGCTGCAACGCATGCTGCTGCCCAAAGACCCCAACGATGGCCGTAACGTGTTCCTCGAAATCCGCGCCGGCACCGGTGGCGACGAGGCGGCGATCTTCTCCGGCGACCTGTTCCGCATGTATTCGCGCTACGCCGAAAAACGTGGCTGGCGCCTGGAGATCCTGTCCGAGAACGAAGGCGAGCATGGCGGCTACAAGGAAATCATCGCCCGCGTCGAGGGTGAGAACGTGTACGGCAAGCTCAAGTTCGAGTCTGGCGCACACCGCGTCCAGCGCGTGCCCGAAACCGAATCCCAAGGCCGCGTGCACACCTCCGCGTGCACCGTGGCGGTGCTGCCCGAGCCAGATGAACAAGCAGCCATCGAAATCAACCCGGCCGACCTGCGCGTGGACACCTACCGTGCATCTGGCGCGGGTGGCCAGCACGTGAACAAGACCGACTCGGCGATCCGTATCACCCACTTGCCCACAGGTATTGTGGTCGAATGCCAGGAAGAGCGTTCGCAGCACAAGAACCGCGCCCGTGCCATGTCCTGGCTGTCGGCCAAGCTCAACGACATGCAAACCAGCGCAGCACAGAATGCCATTGCCAGCGAGCGCAAGCTGCTGGTGGGCTCCGGTGACCGTTCCGAGCGCATCCGTACCTACAATTATCCACAGGGGCGGGTGACCGATCACCGTATCAACCTGACCCTGTATTCGCTGGATGACATCCTCAGCGGTGGCGTGGACGCTGTGATCGAACCGCTACTGGCCGAATACCAGGCCGATCAACTGGCTGCCCTGGGGGATTGA
- the prmC gene encoding Release factor glutamine methyltransferase (*Name prmC), with product MTIIASLLRNAQLPESPTERLDAELLLAAAIGKSRSYLHTWPERIVSSEDAETYAGYLQRRRGGEPVAYILGQQGFWKIDLEVAPHTLIPRPDTELLVETALEPQPASPAKVLDLGTGTGAIALALASDRPAWQVTAVDRVEEAAALAERNRLRLGLANAQVRVSHWFDSLAGERFDLIVSNPPYIAAADPHLAAGDVRFEPSSALVAGADGLDDLRVIAAQAPAHLLPGGWLLLEHGYDQAAAVRALLAEQGFIEVASRTDLGGHERITLGRLPC from the coding sequence ATGACCATCATCGCCAGCTTGCTGCGCAACGCGCAGCTGCCCGAATCGCCCACCGAGCGGCTGGACGCCGAATTGCTGCTGGCGGCTGCCATCGGCAAGTCGCGCAGCTACCTGCACACCTGGCCCGAGCGAATTGTCAGCAGCGAAGATGCCGAGACCTACGCCGGTTACCTGCAGCGCCGCCGTGGCGGTGAGCCGGTCGCCTACATCCTCGGGCAGCAAGGCTTCTGGAAAATCGACCTGGAAGTGGCGCCGCATACCCTGATCCCGCGGCCAGATACTGAATTGTTGGTCGAAACCGCACTTGAGCCGCAACCTGCGTCGCCAGCGAAGGTCCTTGACCTGGGTACCGGCACGGGTGCCATCGCCCTGGCGCTGGCCAGCGATCGCCCGGCCTGGCAGGTGACGGCGGTTGACCGGGTGGAAGAAGCCGCAGCCCTGGCCGAGCGCAACCGCCTGCGCCTGGGCTTGGCCAACGCCCAGGTGCGAGTAAGCCACTGGTTCGACAGCCTGGCCGGCGAGCGTTTCGACCTGATTGTCAGCAACCCGCCCTACATTGCCGCAGCAGACCCGCACCTGGCGGCCGGTGACGTGCGCTTCGAGCCCAGCAGTGCGCTGGTGGCCGGCGCCGATGGCCTGGATGACCTGCGCGTGATCGCTGCCCAGGCCCCCGCGCACCTGTTGCCGGGTGGCTGGTTGCTGCTGGAGCATGGTTACGACCAGGCAGCGGCGGTACGCGCCTTGCTGGCTGAGCAAGGCTTTATCGAGGTCGCCAGCCGGACGGACTTGGGCGGCCATGAACGCATTACCCTGGGGCGCCTGCCATGCTGA
- the moeB gene encoding Molybdopterin-synthase adenylyltransferase (*Name moeB) produces MLSDEELLRYSRQVLLAQIDIDGQLRLKQSKALIVGLGGLGSPVALYLAAAGVGELHLADFDTVDLTNLQRQVIHDSASVGMSKVDSALQRLQAINPEISLVAHRQALDEDSLAAAVAAVDLVLDCSDNFATREAVNAACVVAGKPLVSGAAIRLEGQLSVFDPRRDYSPCYHCLYGHGSDDELTCSEAGVIGPLVGLVGSLQALEAMKLLAGFGEPLVGRLLLIDALGTRIRELRVKRDPACTVCGKRDG; encoded by the coding sequence ATGCTGAGTGATGAGGAACTGTTGCGTTACAGCCGGCAGGTGTTGCTGGCCCAGATCGACATCGACGGCCAGTTGCGGCTCAAGCAGAGCAAGGCGCTGATCGTCGGGCTCGGCGGTTTGGGCTCTCCGGTTGCACTGTACCTGGCGGCCGCCGGGGTGGGCGAGTTGCACCTGGCCGACTTCGACACCGTCGACCTGACCAACCTGCAACGCCAGGTGATTCACGACAGTGCCAGCGTTGGCATGAGCAAGGTCGATTCGGCCTTGCAGCGGTTGCAGGCGATCAACCCGGAGATCAGCCTGGTTGCCCACCGCCAGGCCCTGGACGAAGACTCGCTGGCTGCTGCTGTGGCGGCGGTCGACCTGGTGCTGGATTGCTCCGATAATTTCGCTACCCGTGAAGCGGTCAACGCGGCCTGTGTGGTTGCTGGTAAACCGCTGGTGAGCGGCGCGGCGATCCGTCTGGAAGGGCAGCTGTCGGTGTTCGACCCTCGGCGCGACTACAGCCCTTGCTACCACTGTTTGTATGGGCATGGCAGTGACGATGAGCTGACCTGCAGCGAAGCTGGCGTCATCGGGCCGCTGGTGGGCCTGGTGGGCAGCCTGCAAGCGCTGGAGGCGATGAAGCTGCTGGCCGGGTTCGGCGAGCCGCTGGTTGGCCGCCTGCTGTTGATCGATGCCCTGGGCACCCGCATCCGCGAGCTGCGGGTCAAGCGCGACCCGGCCTGCACTGTTTGTGGCAAGCGCGATGGCTGA
- the murI_1 gene encoding Glutamate racemase (*Name murI_1), protein MAERSAPVGVMDSGVGGLSVLAEIQRLLPNETLLYVADCGHVPYGEKSPDYIRERCRHIAGFFHAQGAKAMVLACNTATVAAVADLRELYPAWPLVGMEPAVKPAAAATRSGVVGVLATTGTLQSAKFAALLDRFANDVQVITQPCPGLVELIETGDLGSPVLRQMLLGYVQPLLAAGCDTLILGCTHYPFLRPLLAELVPADVAIIDTGAAVARQLQRLLGANDLLAEGPAGDARFWTSADPQTLKKILPVLWHKSDDVQSFAL, encoded by the coding sequence ATGGCTGAGCGCTCGGCGCCGGTCGGCGTGATGGACTCGGGGGTCGGCGGTTTGTCGGTACTCGCCGAGATCCAGCGCCTGCTGCCCAACGAGACGCTGCTGTATGTGGCCGATTGCGGCCATGTGCCTTACGGCGAGAAGTCGCCGGACTATATCCGCGAGCGCTGCCGGCACATTGCCGGGTTCTTCCATGCTCAAGGTGCCAAGGCCATGGTCTTGGCGTGCAACACCGCCACAGTGGCGGCAGTGGCTGACCTGCGCGAGCTGTACCCGGCTTGGCCGCTGGTGGGCATGGAGCCCGCCGTAAAGCCTGCTGCGGCCGCCACCCGCTCGGGCGTAGTCGGTGTACTGGCGACTACCGGTACCTTGCAGAGTGCCAAGTTCGCCGCCTTGCTCGACCGCTTCGCCAACGACGTACAGGTCATCACCCAGCCTTGCCCGGGGCTGGTCGAGCTGATCGAGACCGGTGACCTGGGCAGCCCGGTGCTACGCCAGATGTTGCTTGGCTATGTGCAGCCATTGCTGGCCGCCGGCTGCGATACGCTGATCCTCGGCTGCACCCATTACCCCTTCTTGCGCCCGCTGCTGGCTGAGCTTGTGCCAGCGGACGTGGCGATTATCGACACCGGCGCCGCTGTGGCGCGTCAACTTCAGAGGCTGCTGGGTGCCAATGACCTGTTGGCCGAAGGCCCGGCCGGCGATGCCCGGTTCTGGACCAGCGCTGACCCACAAACCCTGAAGAAAATCCTGCCTGTGCTGTGGCATAAGTCCGACGATGTGCAAAGCTTTGCGTTGTGA
- the pagL_1 gene encoding Lipid A deacylase PagL (*Name pagL_1): protein MRKLLGLAAAAAFTLSQAISAQAADVSFSVGQTGDSTMVYRLGLQSNWDTSWWQTSVGRLTGYWDGAYTYWDGDKTASNHSLSFAPVFVYEFAGESVKPYIEAGVGVAAFSSTELESNELGSAFQFEDRIGFGLRFAGGHEIGVRAIHYSNAGIKQPNDGVESYSLHYRMAL from the coding sequence ATGAGGAAACTGCTCGGCTTGGCGGCGGCTGCTGCCTTTACCTTGAGTCAGGCGATATCGGCACAGGCTGCCGACGTTTCGTTTTCGGTGGGGCAGACCGGTGACTCGACCATGGTCTATCGGCTAGGGCTGCAATCGAACTGGGACACGAGCTGGTGGCAGACAAGCGTCGGTCGGCTGACCGGCTATTGGGATGGCGCCTATACCTACTGGGATGGCGACAAGACTGCAAGCAACCACAGCCTGTCGTTCGCACCCGTGTTTGTCTATGAATTTGCCGGTGAGTCGGTGAAGCCCTACATCGAAGCGGGGGTCGGTGTGGCGGCGTTCTCCAGTACCGAGCTGGAAAGCAACGAGCTAGGCTCGGCATTCCAGTTCGAGGACCGCATCGGCTTTGGATTACGCTTTGCCGGCGGGCATGAGATCGGGGTGCGGGCGATTCATTACTCCAACGCGGGTATCAAGCAGCCCAACGATGGGGTAGAGAGCTATAGCCTGCATTACCGCATGGCGCTCTGA
- the phrB gene encoding Deoxyribodipyrimidine photo-lyase (*Name phrB): MHLTWLRSDLRIDDNTALSAAAERGPTIALWLVSPEQWLAHDDAACKVDFWLRNLRNLRQSLEGLNIPLLIRKIETWDQAPNAVLDVCRQHQVQSVHWNEEYGINEQQRDDATRALLEKSSIQACSHLDQLFFRPGTILTRSGDYFQVFSQFKKTCLEHLHRSLPALAHRVKRQAPLQVHSDPIPQHVDGFETPARALREHWPAGEAEAQGRLSRFLDETIDDYQLLRDLPAKPGTSQLSAYLAAGVISPRQCLHGALASNRGEFDSGSTGVQTWINELLWREFYKHILNGYPQVSRHRAFRAQTEALPWRDAPADLEAWEQGRTGFPIIDAAMRQLLHTGWMHNRLRMVVAMFLSKNLLIDWRKGERHFMRHLIDGDLAANNGGWQWSASTGTDAVPYFRLFNPISQSQRFDPQGHFIRQWLPELRDTNEKSIHEPMKSKDLFANNLYHRPMVDLSSSRQRALEAFKGLPRRQD, encoded by the coding sequence ATGCACCTGACCTGGCTGCGCAGCGACCTGCGCATCGACGACAACACCGCACTCAGCGCCGCCGCCGAGCGCGGGCCAACCATCGCCCTGTGGCTGGTCAGCCCCGAGCAGTGGCTGGCCCATGATGACGCCGCCTGCAAAGTCGATTTCTGGCTGCGCAACCTGCGCAACCTGCGCCAGTCGCTGGAAGGCCTGAATATCCCCCTGCTGATCCGCAAGATCGAGACCTGGGACCAGGCCCCCAACGCAGTGCTCGACGTATGCCGCCAACACCAGGTGCAAAGCGTGCACTGGAACGAGGAATACGGCATCAACGAACAGCAGCGCGACGATGCAACCCGTGCACTGTTAGAGAAGTCATCCATCCAGGCCTGCAGCCACCTCGACCAGTTGTTTTTCCGCCCAGGCACCATCCTCACCCGCAGTGGCGACTACTTCCAGGTGTTCAGCCAGTTCAAGAAAACGTGCCTGGAACACCTGCACCGCAGCCTGCCTGCCTTGGCCCACCGGGTTAAGCGTCAGGCACCGCTGCAGGTCCATAGTGACCCGATCCCGCAACACGTGGACGGCTTTGAAACACCCGCGCGCGCCTTGCGTGAACATTGGCCAGCGGGAGAAGCCGAAGCGCAGGGGCGGCTGTCTCGCTTTCTCGACGAAACCATCGACGACTACCAGCTACTGCGTGACCTGCCTGCCAAGCCCGGCACCAGCCAGCTTTCTGCCTATCTGGCCGCCGGCGTGATTTCGCCCCGCCAGTGCCTGCACGGCGCACTGGCCAGCAACCGGGGCGAGTTCGACAGTGGCAGTACAGGCGTGCAAACCTGGATCAACGAGCTGCTCTGGCGCGAATTCTACAAGCACATCCTGAACGGTTATCCACAGGTCTCGCGCCACCGCGCCTTCCGCGCACAAACCGAAGCCTTGCCCTGGCGCGATGCACCGGCCGACCTCGAAGCCTGGGAACAAGGCCGCACGGGTTTCCCGATTATCGACGCCGCCATGCGCCAGTTGCTGCACACCGGATGGATGCACAACCGCCTGCGTATGGTGGTGGCCATGTTCCTCAGCAAGAACCTGCTGATCGACTGGCGCAAGGGTGAGCGGCACTTCATGCGCCACCTGATAGACGGTGACCTGGCTGCCAACAATGGCGGCTGGCAGTGGAGCGCGTCCACCGGCACCGATGCAGTGCCCTATTTCCGCCTTTTCAACCCGATTTCACAGTCCCAACGTTTCGACCCTCAGGGGCATTTCATTCGGCAATGGCTGCCGGAGCTGCGTGATACAAATGAGAAATCTATCCATGAACCAATGAAATCCAAGGATCTATTTGCTAATAATTTGTATCACCGTCCAATGGTCGATCTCAGCAGCAGTCGCCAGCGTGCACTGGAAGCCTTCAAAGGCCTACCACGCCGGCAGGATTAG
- a CDS encoding Renalase: MSAITRGLLKDVTVNFGCRIAEVFRGKQYWHLQDTEGCSHGPYSRVVIAVPAPQATPLLAATPKLAAVAAGVQMEPVWAVALAFQSPLDTPMQGCFVQDNPLDWLARNRSKPGRDEQLDTWVLHATSDWSRQHIDLPKEEVIEQLWGEFAELVGCVVPAPTFALAHRWLYARPSSNHEWGALADADQGLYACGDWCLSGRVEGAWLSGQEAARRLLEHLE, translated from the coding sequence ATGAGCGCCATCACCCGTGGCCTGCTCAAGGATGTAACGGTGAACTTCGGCTGCCGCATCGCCGAGGTGTTCCGCGGCAAGCAGTACTGGCACCTGCAAGACACCGAAGGTTGCAGCCATGGCCCCTATAGCCGCGTGGTGATCGCCGTGCCGGCACCGCAGGCCACACCACTGCTGGCCGCCACCCCGAAGCTGGCCGCCGTGGCTGCGGGCGTGCAAATGGAACCTGTCTGGGCGGTCGCGCTGGCCTTCCAGTCCCCTTTGGACACCCCGATGCAAGGCTGCTTCGTGCAGGACAACCCGCTTGACTGGCTGGCCCGTAACCGCAGCAAACCCGGCCGCGACGAGCAACTTGATACCTGGGTGCTGCACGCCACGTCTGACTGGAGCCGGCAGCACATCGACCTGCCCAAGGAAGAAGTGATCGAACAGCTGTGGGGCGAATTCGCCGAGCTGGTCGGCTGCGTGGTGCCGGCGCCCACCTTCGCCCTCGCCCACCGCTGGCTCTATGCGCGCCCCAGCAGTAATCATGAGTGGGGCGCACTGGCCGATGCTGATCAAGGCTTGTACGCCTGCGGCGACTGGTGCTTGTCCGGGCGGGTGGAAGGCGCGTGGCTCAGCGGCCAGGAAGCGGCGCGACGGCTGCTCGAACACCTGGAGTGA
- a CDS encoding Renalase: MTVPIAIIGAGIAGLSAAQALQKAGQSVHLFDKGHGSGGRMASKRSEAGALDLGAQYFTARDRRFVEQVQQWVAAGWAEQWKPQLYNYRDGELTPSLTSRRAGWACHA, encoded by the coding sequence ATGACAGTACCTATTGCCATCATCGGGGCCGGTATCGCCGGCTTGTCAGCCGCCCAAGCCTTGCAAAAGGCCGGGCAATCCGTGCATCTGTTCGACAAAGGCCACGGCAGTGGCGGGCGCATGGCCAGCAAGCGCAGCGAGGCCGGCGCCCTGGACCTCGGCGCGCAGTACTTCACTGCCCGTGACCGGCGCTTCGTCGAGCAGGTGCAGCAGTGGGTTGCCGCTGGCTGGGCCGAGCAGTGGAAACCTCAGCTGTATAACTACCGTGATGGCGAACTCACCCCCTCCCTGACGAGCAGACGCGCTGGGTGGGCGTGCCACGCATGA
- a CDS encoding Epimerase family protein — MHILLTGGTGLIGKHLCQYWLGQGHRLTVWSRRPEQVAKICGSGVRGIARLEQLEADDHLDAVVNLAGAPIADRPWTAARRNLLWASRVTLTEQLLTWLGTREQRPTVLISGSAVGWYGDGGERELTEASPPVREDFASQLCIAWEETAQRSQAQGIRVVLVRTGLVLASDGGFLSRLRVPFKLGLGGPLGDGRQWMPWVHIDDQVALIDFLLQHKDASGPYNACAPEPVRNREFTRRLGRALHRPALLPVPALLLKAGLGEMSTLLLGGQRARPVRLLAAGFTFRFNDLQSALDNLSSRL, encoded by the coding sequence ATGCATATATTGCTGACAGGTGGCACCGGTTTGATTGGCAAGCATCTGTGCCAGTACTGGCTCGGCCAGGGGCATCGGCTGACGGTATGGAGCCGGCGACCTGAACAGGTGGCAAAAATATGTGGCAGTGGCGTACGTGGCATCGCCCGTCTGGAGCAACTGGAGGCGGACGATCACCTTGATGCGGTGGTCAACCTGGCCGGTGCGCCGATTGCCGATCGGCCCTGGACGGCTGCCCGGCGCAACCTGCTCTGGGCCAGCCGCGTCACCCTGACTGAGCAATTGCTGACTTGGCTAGGCACCCGTGAGCAACGCCCGACCGTACTGATCTCCGGCTCTGCGGTGGGTTGGTATGGAGATGGAGGCGAACGCGAGCTGACCGAGGCCTCGCCACCGGTGCGCGAAGATTTCGCCAGCCAGTTGTGCATTGCCTGGGAAGAGACGGCCCAGCGCTCCCAGGCACAGGGTATCCGCGTGGTGCTGGTGCGCACCGGGCTGGTGCTGGCCAGTGATGGCGGCTTTTTGTCGCGCCTGCGTGTGCCCTTCAAACTGGGGCTGGGCGGGCCATTGGGCGATGGGCGGCAGTGGATGCCGTGGGTCCATATAGACGACCAGGTCGCCCTGATTGATTTTCTCTTGCAGCACAAGGATGCCAGCGGTCCTTATAATGCCTGCGCCCCGGAGCCGGTGCGTAACCGCGAGTTCACCAGGCGCCTGGGCCGGGCCCTGCACCGGCCTGCGCTGCTGCCGGTGCCGGCCTTGCTGCTAAAGGCTGGCCTGGGCGAGATGTCCACCTTGCTGCTGGGCGGCCAGCGGGCACGCCCGGTACGCTTGCTGGCGGCTGGCTTCACCTTCCGCTTCAACGATCTGCAATCGGCCCTGGACAACCTGTCCAGCCGCCTCTGA
- the hemH gene encoding Ferrochelatase (*Name hemH) — translation MTDHALLLVNLGSPASTSVADVRRYLNQFLMDPYVIDLPWPVRRLLVSLILVKRPEQSAHAYGSIWWEEGSPLVVLTRRLQAAMVEHWPHGPVEIAMRYGQPALPDVLERLAAQGVRKVTLAPLYPQFADSTVTTVIELAKQTLSERQLPLQMRVLQPFYEHPDYIEALAASARPYLEQDYDHLLLSFHGLPERHLKKLDPTGKHDFQAADCCKDASAEMRAVCYRGQCLATARAFAQKMGIPDGKWSVSFQSRLGRAKWIEPYTEARLDELGKAGVKKLLVMCPAFVADCIETLEEIGMRGSEQFVEAGGRELVLVPCLNDHPEWVKVLAGMCEKA, via the coding sequence ATGACCGATCACGCCCTGCTGCTGGTCAACCTGGGTTCCCCGGCCTCCACCTCGGTGGCCGATGTGCGCCGCTACCTCAACCAGTTCCTCATGGACCCGTACGTGATCGACCTGCCCTGGCCGGTGCGGCGCTTGTTGGTGTCGCTGATCCTGGTCAAGCGCCCGGAGCAGTCGGCGCATGCCTATGGTTCGATCTGGTGGGAAGAGGGCTCGCCGCTGGTGGTGCTGACCCGTCGTCTGCAGGCGGCAATGGTCGAGCACTGGCCCCATGGCCCGGTAGAGATTGCCATGCGCTATGGTCAGCCGGCCTTGCCCGACGTGTTGGAACGCCTGGCAGCGCAGGGTGTACGCAAGGTGACCTTGGCGCCGCTTTATCCACAGTTCGCCGACAGCACGGTGACCACTGTGATCGAGCTGGCGAAACAGACGCTGAGCGAGCGCCAGTTGCCGTTGCAGATGCGCGTGTTGCAGCCGTTCTACGAACACCCTGACTACATTGAAGCGCTGGCTGCCAGCGCCCGGCCGTACCTGGAGCAGGATTACGATCACCTGCTGCTGAGCTTCCATGGCTTGCCGGAACGGCATTTGAAAAAGCTGGACCCCACCGGCAAGCACGACTTCCAGGCCGCTGATTGCTGCAAGGATGCCAGCGCCGAGATGCGCGCGGTGTGCTACCGCGGGCAGTGCCTGGCCACGGCCAGGGCCTTTGCGCAGAAAATGGGCATACCGGATGGCAAATGGTCGGTGTCGTTCCAGTCGCGGCTGGGGCGTGCCAAGTGGATCGAGCCCTATACCGAGGCGCGCCTGGACGAGCTAGGCAAAGCGGGGGTGAAGAAGCTGCTGGTGATGTGCCCGGCGTTTGTGGCCGATTGCATCGAGACACTGGAAGAGATCGGCATGCGTGGCAGTGAACAGTTTGTCGAGGCCGGCGGGCGTGAGCTGGTGCTGGTGCCGTGCCTGAATGACCACCCGGAGTGGGTGAAGGTGCTGGCCGGGATGTGTGAAAAGGCCTGA